The Triticum aestivum cultivar Chinese Spring chromosome 7B, IWGSC CS RefSeq v2.1, whole genome shotgun sequence genome window below encodes:
- the LOC123158660 gene encoding uncharacterized protein: MLSPLRIPLPAPRCQRSRGRRRDAAAEILHRRPGPGHPGAADPRTPPLHARGLPLHASMRRCSPRTPSAPLNLHVPPMSSSLPTGRAGGTTSGSERPSPAPGFGAARLSSTQSGGTKSATRTDMLVDVGMVAGCDNLEVPRHVGSLPQS, translated from the exons ATGCTTTCGCCATTGCGGATCCCTTTGCCGGCACCGAGGTGCCAGAGAAGCCGCGGCCGCCGTCGGGACGCCGCTGCCGAGATCCTCCATCGCCGTCCCGGCCCCGGCCATCCAGGTGCCGCCGACCCACGCACGCCGCCGCTCCACGCGCGTGGTCTGCCCCTCCACGCCTCCATGCGCCGCTGCAGCCCACGCACGCCATCTGCCCCTTTAAACCTCCACGTGCCGCCGATGAGTTCGTCGTTGCCGACGGGGAGAGCGGGGGGAACAACCTCGGGGAGCGAGAGGCCGTCACCGGCCCCGGGATTCGGCGCCGCGCGGCTGTCATCGACGCAGTCCGGAG GTACCAAGTCTGCTACTCGTACCGACATGTTGGTCGACGTAGGAATGGTAGCTGGCTGTGATAATCTTGAGGTTCCACGACATGTTGG TTCTTTGCCCCAATCCTGA